A window from Candidatus Zixiibacteriota bacterium encodes these proteins:
- a CDS encoding transcriptional regulator, with protein MSGRTQKDILDALVRRSRGMRLQALAEELNTIGVNLDQPIRRLEKKGYVERFKGRYKGRQRTYVKITKEGRKLLRFSEDDSTFSGDLSIFSYGYCLLYPITDTEHNSGHKPVSGQYPYELDGGRSVYEVSGVDSGGVPESKTDSNNTAGGNSPYRGVMVYREALALWGTLKFQKVTVGHGGRLWWDKENKTHKQLPPINRNRPPDVALKAFVDKFRSDAEIFFTPAETWVGKGSVINFKRSRCLWLSFNLPTTPYDKPYSESKRFGIIVSKTQELIDDGFYPFAVIESGYDFQVLLLVQNYLTYHDRLGTALEELAGRYGADMEYAQPNARLRLPGTNIIEFTDDDKVRVKGKVRLIHYVPKAKVKMADIEDICEYKWCWKQEKGNQGWAYHYKKLRMPRQLQSHSD; from the coding sequence ATGTCCGGTAGGACTCAGAAAGACATACTTGATGCTTTGGTTCGACGGTCCAGAGGAATGCGACTGCAGGCACTTGCTGAGGAACTCAATACTATTGGTGTGAATTTGGACCAACCCATAAGGCGTTTAGAGAAAAAGGGATATGTGGAACGATTCAAAGGAAGATATAAGGGCAGGCAAAGGACGTACGTCAAGATAACCAAAGAGGGTCGAAAACTACTCAGATTCAGCGAAGATGACTCAACGTTTTCAGGGGACCTATCTATATTCTCTTACGGCTATTGTTTACTGTATCCTATAACGGACACAGAACATAATAGTGGACACAAGCCCGTTAGTGGACAGTATCCATATGAACTAGACGGGGGAAGGAGTGTATATGAAGTATCAGGTGTGGATTCTGGAGGTGTTCCGGAGTCCAAGACAGACAGCAATAACACTGCCGGTGGTAATTCTCCCTACCGCGGGGTGATGGTGTACAGAGAAGCCCTGGCCCTGTGGGGCACCCTCAAGTTCCAGAAGGTTACAGTTGGGCACGGGGGGCGACTATGGTGGGATAAAGAGAACAAGACTCATAAGCAACTTCCACCAATCAACAGGAATCGTCCACCTGACGTTGCCCTGAAAGCCTTCGTAGACAAGTTCAGGAGTGATGCCGAGATATTCTTCACCCCTGCAGAAACCTGGGTGGGTAAAGGAAGCGTTATCAACTTCAAACGTTCACGTTGTCTTTGGCTCTCGTTTAATCTGCCAACTACCCCATATGATAAACCCTATTCAGAAAGCAAAAGGTTCGGAATCATCGTTTCGAAGACTCAAGAGCTCATTGACGATGGATTCTATCCATTCGCAGTTATTGAATCAGGCTATGACTTTCAGGTCCTTCTCCTGGTTCAGAACTATCTCACGTACCATGATCGCCTTGGAACAGCGCTCGAAGAGCTTGCTGGCAGGTACGGGGCTGATATGGAATATGCCCAACCCAATGCCCGGCTCAGGCTACCTGGAACCAATATAATCGAGTTCACGGATGACGATAAAGTTCGGGTCAAAGGCAAAGTTCGGCTAATCCATTATGTCCCCAAAGCAAAGGTCAAGATGGCTGATATTGAGGATATATGCGAATACAAGTGGTGTTGGAAGCAAGAAAAGGGAAACCAGGGGTGGGCGTACCATTACAAGAAGCTCAGGATGCCACGACAGTTACAGAGCCATTCGGATTGA
- a CDS encoding helix-turn-helix domain-containing protein yields MQYIPRIDYTTASEISLSIGVSEKTVIRWIRQGRLPYFKPGRQYLIPLDAYEQFKREHSSPSVQEQQNDGRVEDEDGIVAAPAGGMPQSA; encoded by the coding sequence ATGCAGTACATACCAAGAATTGATTACACAACCGCTTCGGAGATCAGCCTGTCGATTGGGGTATCCGAAAAAACCGTTATCCGCTGGATTCGACAGGGGCGCCTGCCTTACTTCAAACCTGGCCGCCAGTATCTTATCCCGCTTGATGCTTACGAACAATTCAAGCGTGAACATTCTTCGCCTTCGGTACAGGAACAGCAGAATGATGGACGGGTCGAGGATGAGGATGGGATTGTTGCGGCTCCTGCTGGAGGCATGCCCCAGAGCGCATGA
- a CDS encoding type I restriction endonuclease subunit R, producing MNESTIEKATLSWFEELGYQVLHGPDIEPEKPDAERSEFTDVVLRTRLRDALARLNPDVPVDAIDEAVRKITIPETPSLTVNNRTSHRMLVDGVTVEYRKDDGRITGEQVRIVDFDNPENNDWLAVNQFTVLEGQITRRPDVAVFVNGLPLAVIELKNPADENATIWTAFNQLQTYKHQISSLFTYNEALVVSDGLQARVGTLTADKEWFMPWRTVDGDDVAPAHVPQLDVMIHGVFEKRRFLDILRYSIVIEDDGGGTLIKKMAGYHQFHAVREAVDATVKAASPEGDRRCGVVWHTQGSGKSLTMAFYTGRIIQHPAMENPTVVVLTDRNDLDDQLFGTFSRCSDLLRQKPVQAADRDDLRKKLAVASGGVVFTTIQKFMPGEKGDQYPELSDRRNIVVIADEAHRSQYDFIDGFARHMRDALPNASFIGFTGTPIELKDKNTRAVFGDDISIYDIQRAVEDGATVPIYYESRLARLELDEAEKTLLDEEFEEATEGEEIERKEKLKTKWAALEAIVGAEKRVKLIAGDLVEHYEGRLEALDGKAMVVCMSRRICVDLYNEIIAIHPEWHDEDDMGGQIKIVMTGSASDPVVWQQHIRNKARREKLAERFKNPKDPLKIVLVRDMWLTGFDAPCLHTMYVDKPMRGHGLMQAIARVNRVFKDKPGGLVVDYLGLADSLKRALATYTESGGSGKTAIDQAEAVAIMIERYEVCLDMFHGFDWTAWTSGTPAGRLALLPPAQEHILAQDDGKKRLLSAVTELSQAFALAVPHQKTKDIRDDVSFFQAVRSALAKSSGTGEKTPEEMEFAIRQIISKAVASDEVVDIFAAAGLKKPDISILSDEFLAEVRGMPHRNLAVELLEKLLKNEVRTRSRKNLVQARSFAEMLEKAVRAYQNRAIETAQVIEELIKLAKEMKDADRRGENLGLSEDEIAFYDALETNDSAVQVLGDDTLKTIARELVETVRRNVTIDWTVREAVRAKLRVLVKRILRKYGYPPDKQEKATVTVLEQAELLCQDWVA from the coding sequence TTGAACGAGTCAACAATAGAAAAAGCAACCCTCTCTTGGTTCGAAGAACTTGGATACCAGGTTTTACATGGTCCTGACATCGAGCCGGAGAAGCCAGATGCGGAGCGTTCCGAGTTCACGGATGTTGTGCTGCGCACCCGGTTGAGGGATGCGCTGGCGCGGCTGAATCCGGATGTCCCGGTGGACGCGATAGATGAAGCCGTCAGGAAGATCACGATTCCGGAAACTCCGTCTCTCACAGTAAACAACAGGACATCCCATCGCATGCTTGTGGATGGCGTGACGGTTGAGTACCGGAAGGATGATGGACGTATCACGGGGGAGCAGGTGCGGATTGTGGACTTCGATAATCCGGAGAACAATGACTGGCTTGCGGTCAACCAGTTTACGGTACTCGAAGGCCAGATAACGCGCAGGCCGGATGTGGCGGTATTCGTGAACGGGCTGCCCCTGGCCGTGATTGAACTGAAGAACCCGGCAGACGAGAACGCCACGATCTGGACGGCCTTCAACCAGCTTCAGACGTATAAGCACCAGATATCTTCACTGTTCACATACAACGAGGCGCTTGTGGTGTCCGACGGCCTGCAGGCCAGGGTCGGAACGCTGACAGCCGACAAGGAGTGGTTCATGCCGTGGCGGACAGTGGACGGCGACGATGTGGCCCCGGCGCATGTGCCCCAGCTTGATGTGATGATACATGGAGTATTCGAGAAACGCAGATTCCTGGATATACTCCGCTACTCCATCGTGATAGAAGACGATGGCGGCGGAACTCTGATAAAGAAGATGGCGGGATACCACCAGTTCCACGCGGTTCGCGAGGCGGTGGATGCGACGGTGAAGGCGGCCAGCCCGGAGGGCGACAGGCGGTGTGGCGTGGTGTGGCACACCCAGGGCTCCGGGAAAAGCCTGACAATGGCGTTTTACACCGGCAGGATCATTCAGCACCCGGCAATGGAAAATCCGACCGTTGTTGTATTAACCGACCGGAATGACCTGGACGACCAGTTGTTCGGCACATTCTCGCGATGCAGCGACCTGCTGAGGCAGAAGCCGGTGCAGGCAGCGGACCGCGATGACCTGCGGAAAAAGCTGGCAGTGGCATCGGGCGGCGTGGTGTTCACGACCATCCAGAAGTTCATGCCCGGCGAGAAAGGCGACCAGTACCCGGAACTTTCCGACCGCAGGAATATCGTTGTTATCGCCGACGAGGCCCACAGGAGCCAGTACGACTTCATCGACGGATTCGCCCGGCACATGCGCGACGCGCTGCCGAACGCTTCTTTCATCGGCTTCACAGGCACACCGATTGAACTGAAGGACAAGAATACCCGCGCCGTGTTCGGCGACGACATCAGCATATACGACATACAGAGGGCTGTGGAAGATGGCGCGACAGTGCCGATCTACTACGAAAGCAGGCTGGCCCGTCTTGAACTGGACGAGGCAGAGAAGACGCTGCTGGACGAGGAGTTCGAGGAGGCCACCGAGGGCGAGGAGATCGAGCGCAAAGAGAAGCTGAAAACCAAGTGGGCCGCGCTGGAGGCCATCGTCGGAGCGGAGAAACGGGTGAAGCTGATTGCCGGTGACCTCGTGGAACATTATGAGGGGCGCCTTGAGGCCCTGGACGGCAAAGCCATGGTTGTTTGCATGAGCCGCCGCATCTGCGTGGACTTGTACAACGAGATTATTGCCATCCACCCGGAGTGGCATGACGAGGACGACATGGGCGGCCAGATCAAGATCGTGATGACCGGCTCAGCGTCCGACCCGGTGGTATGGCAGCAGCATATCCGGAACAAGGCGAGGCGGGAAAAGCTGGCCGAGCGATTCAAGAACCCGAAGGACCCGTTGAAAATCGTGCTGGTCAGGGATATGTGGCTGACGGGATTCGACGCCCCATGCCTGCACACCATGTACGTTGATAAGCCCATGCGCGGACACGGGTTGATGCAGGCCATCGCCAGGGTCAACCGGGTGTTCAAGGACAAACCGGGCGGACTCGTGGTGGATTATCTCGGGCTTGCCGACAGCCTGAAACGTGCGCTGGCGACATATACGGAAAGCGGCGGTTCCGGCAAAACGGCCATCGATCAGGCCGAGGCCGTCGCCATCATGATAGAACGGTATGAAGTATGCCTGGATATGTTCCACGGCTTCGACTGGACGGCCTGGACATCCGGGACCCCGGCTGGCCGCCTGGCATTGTTGCCGCCGGCCCAGGAGCACATTCTTGCCCAGGACGATGGGAAAAAACGGCTGTTGAGTGCCGTGACCGAACTGTCACAGGCGTTCGCCCTGGCGGTGCCGCACCAGAAAACGAAAGACATCCGGGACGATGTGTCGTTTTTCCAGGCGGTGCGTTCGGCGCTGGCGAAGTCATCAGGCACGGGAGAGAAAACGCCGGAGGAGATGGAGTTCGCAATCCGGCAGATCATATCGAAGGCCGTGGCGTCGGACGAGGTTGTGGATATATTCGCCGCTGCTGGTCTCAAGAAGCCGGATATATCCATCCTGTCGGATGAGTTCCTGGCGGAAGTACGCGGCATGCCGCACCGGAACCTCGCCGTGGAACTCCTTGAGAAGCTGCTGAAAAACGAAGTTCGGACCCGATCACGGAAGAATCTCGTGCAGGCCCGGTCATTCGCCGAGATGCTGGAGAAAGCCGTCCGCGCCTACCAGAACCGGGCCATCGAGACCGCCCAGGTCATCGAGGAGCTTATCAAGCTGGCGAAGGAGATGAAGGATGCCGACCGCCGCGGGGAGAACCTTGGACTTTCCGAGGATGAGATTGCTTTCTACGACGCCCTGGAAACGAACGACAGTGCTGTACAGGTCCTGGGTGACGATACCCTGAAAACCATAGCGCGTGAACTCGTGGAGACCGTCCGGAGGAATGTCACAATCGACTGGACTGTACGGGAAGCAGTCCGGGCGAAGCTCCGCGTGCTCGTAAAACGGATACTGCGCAAGTACGGCTACCCGCCGGACAAACAGGAAAAAGCCACCGTCACAGTCCTCGAACAGGCCGAACTCCTGTGCCAGGACTGGGTGGCGTAA
- a CDS encoding S-4TM family putative pore-forming effector, producing MSELLNTIPKMQNEPRQLERLAAQKQLYSIAKVVKAIQIIITVPVTIGIAIAVAFKPELSVWGATYGIVVSILNAAYLDTAMGSYKNKAADIQQAFDCDVLQLSWSKLKLNKTPEPELISAAANKYKKKDPDFNELRNWYPEKAGEVPIRVARIICQRSNAWYDASLRKTYANYVGSLVGAVVATILLLGIYEDKGMQHMVLAVFTPLMPVILWGIKEYRSNLSAIHSVKSIFRDVDALFKDAIGKRYTDECIENRSSHLQAMLYDYRRNTPVIFDWVHKLLKNKQEAQMIAGAEILVEKTLERMNEERNP from the coding sequence ATGAGCGAACTATTGAATACAATACCCAAAATGCAAAACGAACCAAGACAACTTGAGAGATTGGCTGCACAAAAACAGCTGTATTCAATAGCTAAGGTTGTGAAGGCTATTCAGATTATTATTACCGTCCCTGTGACCATCGGTATTGCTATTGCTGTCGCTTTCAAACCGGAGCTTAGTGTTTGGGGTGCGACTTATGGAATAGTAGTTTCCATTCTCAATGCAGCCTATCTGGACACAGCCATGGGAAGTTATAAAAACAAAGCCGCCGATATACAACAGGCATTCGATTGCGACGTACTTCAATTGAGTTGGTCAAAACTTAAGCTTAACAAAACCCCCGAGCCTGAATTGATCTCGGCTGCTGCTAATAAGTATAAGAAAAAGGATCCAGACTTTAATGAATTAAGGAATTGGTATCCTGAAAAAGCAGGTGAAGTACCAATAAGGGTAGCACGGATTATCTGCCAACGTTCCAATGCATGGTATGATGCATCACTCAGAAAAACATATGCGAATTATGTGGGATCGCTGGTGGGTGCGGTTGTAGCAACAATCTTACTGTTAGGAATATACGAAGACAAAGGAATGCAACACATGGTGTTAGCTGTATTCACTCCATTGATGCCAGTTATTCTATGGGGAATAAAAGAATACCGATCAAACCTTAGTGCAATACATAGTGTTAAAAGCATATTCCGTGATGTAGACGCGCTGTTTAAAGACGCTATCGGGAAAAGATATACCGATGAATGCATAGAAAACCGCTCCTCTCACCTGCAAGCAATGCTTTATGATTATCGTCGTAATACACCAGTGATCTTTGACTGGGTTCACAAGCTGCTGAAGAATAAGCAGGAAGCACAGATGATTGCAGGCGCAGAGATACTTGTCGAGAAAACCCTTGAAAGAATGAACGAGGAACGTAATCCGTGA
- a CDS encoding CBASS oligonucleotide cyclase, producing the protein MATTSTQGFAGLRSNLEITGLQSATVSTRQTNVRDAVAAHMDVVDSFLTGSYMRSTMIAPLKEADIDIFIVLDVSYYHNLAGPAALLDKVKRELKKTYPTTPRISRNGQAVTISFTDFDVDVVPGFYRTGGGYLIPDSVRNTWIPTDPKQHVIIWAAENKKHNGNLIPLIKMLKRWNKKHSALLQSFHLEALILNILDGITISDFPSGVRYVFDKARMAVQYPIPDPAGYNNNIGGYIDTDEKLLEICNRLERATLQAREAESLDASGNTRRAFEKWRTIFGDYFPAYG; encoded by the coding sequence ATGGCAACTACATCCACGCAGGGTTTTGCTGGACTTAGAAGCAATCTGGAGATAACCGGTCTGCAAAGTGCAACTGTTTCAACGCGCCAGACAAACGTGAGAGACGCGGTTGCGGCACATATGGATGTCGTCGATTCTTTCTTAACAGGCTCATACATGCGCAGCACAATGATTGCGCCATTGAAAGAAGCGGACATAGATATCTTCATCGTGCTGGATGTAAGCTATTACCATAACCTTGCCGGGCCTGCAGCATTACTTGATAAAGTAAAACGAGAGTTGAAGAAAACATACCCCACTACACCCAGGATAAGCAGAAACGGACAGGCAGTAACAATATCATTCACTGACTTCGATGTTGACGTGGTGCCAGGATTCTACAGGACTGGAGGAGGATATCTGATTCCTGATTCAGTTCGTAATACCTGGATACCGACTGATCCTAAACAGCATGTGATAATATGGGCTGCTGAAAACAAAAAGCATAATGGCAACCTAATACCTCTAATAAAGATGTTAAAGCGCTGGAATAAAAAACACAGCGCACTGCTTCAGTCTTTCCACCTTGAGGCACTTATTCTCAACATACTTGATGGTATAACTATTAGCGACTTCCCATCCGGTGTCAGGTACGTGTTTGACAAAGCGAGAATGGCTGTTCAATATCCCATTCCTGATCCAGCAGGATATAACAATAATATCGGGGGTTATATAGATACAGACGAAAAGCTACTGGAGATATGCAATCGACTTGAAAGAGCAACGCTGCAAGCGAGAGAAGCCGAATCTTTAGATGCTTCTGGAAACACAAGAAGAGCGTTTGAGAAGTGGCGCACCATATTCGGAGATTACTTTCCGGCATACGGGTGA
- a CDS encoding AAA family ATPase, with protein MTMITRITDIKNLGIFRDFKWPSDLPDFARYNLFYGWNGTGKTTLSNLLRSLQTKRKPGSAQVRIDIEGKTIREDEFESEDVPIRVFNREFIEENVFTINGEVAPIFIIGKENIEKQKQVEQFKVCLDYSKSRHDRYSSQLRSDENAFEQYCTTQASSIKSQLTAVNSDYRNYNKGNYKRTAEELLATGDIEQFKLTEVERESLRKQHTSTEKPTISKIVYEFPDGDNLNEEVSRILKLVVTSSVIETLRNDPDLAMWIKEGLNKHNNRDTTTCLFCEQKLPDERIDKLNAHFSKEYDNLLRDTDDKIREVQVLISSINGIKHPNKAELYDRLAGSYETELNNFLEELKQVKSALEQFVLALNGKKAAPFEQLDIELSPIEYNADALERVNNIIGTHNTDSEEFSETVKEARKLLEKAIVADSVDAYKEKKDAVENTRSKLERMQVRITGIKNRIAELERDIVQHRELAEELNSDLLSYLGHGEITLETKATGYQIMRKGDIAKGLSEGEKTAIALLYFLKSLKDRDFTLSNGIVVLDDPVSSLDSNCLFCAFGFIKDRTEDAGQLLILTHNFSLFDQVRNWLHNLRGEDKKNKQFYMIDCETKDGERCSHIRALDPLLRQYKSEYHYLFKRVHETANSTEDRSLDPYYMMPNVARRLLETFLAFRYPNLAGQLWKIMQQVEYDTTKKTRILRFLHTHSHSSVVGEHEHDPSILSETPAILKDMLDLMKSEDERHFDSMEKLVTGINAKTE; from the coding sequence TACGCATAGATATTGAAGGGAAAACAATACGCGAAGATGAGTTTGAATCAGAAGATGTTCCTATCCGGGTGTTCAATCGTGAGTTCATAGAAGAGAATGTATTCACGATAAACGGAGAGGTTGCGCCGATCTTCATTATTGGAAAGGAAAACATCGAAAAGCAAAAGCAGGTGGAGCAATTCAAAGTCTGCCTTGATTATTCAAAAAGCAGACACGACAGGTATTCATCTCAATTGCGATCTGATGAGAATGCATTCGAACAGTACTGCACAACACAGGCTTCTTCAATCAAGAGCCAGCTGACGGCAGTAAACTCTGATTACAGGAATTACAATAAGGGCAACTATAAGAGGACCGCAGAGGAATTGCTTGCAACGGGAGACATCGAACAGTTTAAACTTACCGAAGTAGAAAGGGAAAGTCTGCGGAAGCAGCACACCTCTACTGAGAAACCCACTATCTCTAAGATCGTATATGAATTCCCGGATGGGGATAACCTTAATGAGGAAGTCTCGCGAATTCTTAAACTGGTCGTCACCTCTTCAGTGATCGAGACTTTACGAAACGATCCTGACCTGGCAATGTGGATAAAGGAAGGACTTAATAAACATAATAACCGAGACACAACCACATGCCTGTTCTGCGAACAGAAACTACCTGACGAACGCATTGATAAACTCAATGCACACTTCAGCAAAGAATATGATAATCTACTACGTGATACAGATGATAAGATTCGTGAAGTTCAAGTACTGATCTCAAGTATTAATGGAATTAAGCATCCCAATAAAGCAGAGCTATATGATCGCCTTGCGGGTAGTTACGAAACTGAACTAAACAACTTCCTTGAAGAATTAAAACAAGTAAAGAGCGCACTGGAACAGTTTGTACTGGCACTTAACGGAAAGAAGGCTGCCCCCTTCGAGCAACTGGATATAGAACTTTCACCAATAGAATACAATGCCGATGCCCTTGAAAGGGTTAATAATATAATTGGCACTCATAACACTGACAGCGAAGAATTCAGCGAAACTGTGAAGGAAGCAAGAAAGCTGCTTGAGAAAGCAATTGTTGCAGATAGTGTGGATGCCTACAAAGAGAAGAAAGACGCAGTGGAAAACACTCGCAGTAAGTTGGAGCGAATGCAGGTTAGAATTACCGGAATAAAGAATAGAATAGCTGAATTGGAAAGGGACATAGTTCAGCACCGTGAACTCGCAGAAGAACTTAATTCAGACTTACTCTCATATCTGGGACATGGTGAGATTACACTGGAAACAAAAGCCACCGGCTACCAGATAATGAGAAAAGGTGATATTGCAAAGGGACTTAGCGAGGGAGAAAAAACCGCTATTGCCCTATTGTACTTTCTAAAGTCATTGAAAGACAGGGACTTTACATTGAGCAACGGAATTGTCGTTCTCGATGATCCTGTATCAAGCCTCGATTCAAACTGTTTGTTCTGCGCATTCGGCTTCATCAAAGACAGAACCGAAGACGCCGGACAACTGTTAATACTTACTCATAACTTCTCTCTATTCGATCAGGTTCGCAACTGGTTACATAATCTGCGGGGAGAAGACAAGAAGAACAAACAATTCTATATGATAGATTGTGAGACAAAAGATGGTGAACGGTGTTCACACATCCGCGCTCTCGATCCCCTACTGAGACAATACAAGTCCGAATACCACTACCTGTTTAAGCGTGTTCATGAAACAGCCAACAGTACAGAAGATCGTTCACTTGATCCGTACTATATGATGCCCAACGTTGCAAGGAGATTGCTTGAAACATTCCTTGCGTTCCGGTATCCGAACCTGGCGGGGCAACTCTGGAAGATAATGCAACAGGTTGAATATGATACAACAAAGAAAACACGAATATTAAGATTCCTGCACACGCATTCACACAGCAGTGTGGTCGGTGAACATGAGCACGATCCATCTATATTGAGCGAAACTCCAGCAATTCTAAAGGACATGCTGGACTTGATGAAGAGCGAAGACGAAAGACACTTTGATTCCATGGAGAAACTTGTTACTGGGATCAACGCTAAGACAGAATAA